TTTTTACAAACCTCAGATATACTTAAAAAGGTCTCCATTATGTTCTCCATTTCTATAATAGGTCGGTTTTATGGGTAGATTTTTCATAGGTAGGCTGTGCCTGATTCACTGCCTGTTTTTTAAGTGTTGTTTTTTCATGTTGCAAGCTTGCTGGATGAATTCATCTAGGGATATTATAACTCTTGACCTAAGGTCAACGTCAATACCGTATTTCATGAATAGCAGAAAAAGGAGTTGAAAACAAAAAAAGAACCCAGAATAGGATTCAATTGTGTATTTCTTTTAAAATAACTGTCTTTCCCAGACGTAGTATGCTATAATCGATATATTCGTATGGATAAATATGTGATTTCTTCGGAAAGTATATGTTTATGGGAGATATTGAATAAAAAAGTAAAAAAATAAACTACATTATAATAAGAAGTCTGCCAGAAAGAGTCTCCCTGTCTCTATTGGTGAATTAGTACGTCCGAATACTAATTAGAGTCAGGGGATACTCGACGGCTTAGGTGAATTTTATTTTTACAAGTTTATTATAGTATAATATAAATGTAATTACCAATATACATTATAAATCCCACCCATAAACAAAAGTTAATTGCTATAGTAATTTATAAAGGATGAAAGCTATGGATCTGCATTATCTTAAAATATTTCATACAGTAGCGAAGTGCTTAAGTTTTAAAAAAGCTTCAGAGAAACTTCATATCAGCCAGCCGGCATTGTCAATCCAGGTTAAAAAACTGGAGGGTCAAACCGGCTTAAAGCTGTTCAATAAAATAGGAAACAAGATATTCTTAAGTGAAAGCGGTGAGATGCTCTATAGCTATACCAGAAAAATATTTGCTATAGTTGAGGATATGGAGAATCATATTAATACCATAAAGGAAGTGATTGGAGGAACTATTAATCTGGGTGCCAGCAATACCCCAGGAACCTATATACTTCCGTATGTAATCGGTGAAATGAAGAAAAAGTATCCTGCAGTAACCGTAACGTTGCATGTTGGTGACACCTCTGAAATAACCAATCTAATTGAAAATGGAACTTTGGATGTAGCAGTTAATGGAGGTAACGGAACTTACAATACAAGTATTTATGTAAAAAAGCTCTTTGACGATAGGTTGGTGGTGGTGGCTTCTCCCAAGCATACCCTAAGTGAAAAGGAGCTTGTAGAGCCTGAGAATCTTGCAGAACTAAGTTTTATTGTTCACAATACTACTTCTCAGCTTTATACTTACTATAAAAGCTTTATTGGAGAGTATCATATCCCAGAAAATATCGGTATGCATTTTGGCAGTATTGATGCTATAAAACATGCCATATATGCTAACCTTGGGGTTGCCATTATGCCGTATTATGCGGTTAAACTTGAAGTTAAGATGGGATTGTTAAAGGTTCTGAACATTAATTGTGACAAATTAACGTATCCCTATAGCATGATTTATAATAAGAACAAGTACCTGTCCCTTACGACGAAGACATTTATTGAAGTATTAACCCAGTGTGCAGAGGGTTCTGAAATTGAATGTTAACCTATGGAGCAGGTGATGTATGAAAAATGAACCAAAGACGATAAAAAAACCAGAAGAAGTGAAAGGAACCACTATGAAAATAATGATAGCCTCAGATATACATGGCTCAGCTTTTTATTGTAATAAAATGCTTGAAGCTTATAAACGGGAAAAGGCAGATAAACTGCTTTTATTAGGTGACATCTTGTACCACGGCCCTAGAAATGATTTGCCAAGGGAATACGAGCCTAAAAGGGTTATTGAGATGTTAAATCAGATAAAGGATGAAATTCTCTGTGTGAGAGGTAATTGTGATACCGAGGTTGACCAGATGGTACTAGAATTTCCGGTACTTGCAGAATACTGTATCCTCTATTGGAACAGTCGCATGGTGTTTGCGACGCATGGACATAAATTCAATCCGTCTAACTTGCCTATGTTAAAAAAGGGAGATATTTTGTTAAATGGTCACACCCATATACCTGCTTTTAATAAACAAGGTGAAATATACTATGTGAATCCGGGTTCTGTATCCATACCCAAGGAAGGCAGCGCCCACAGCTATATTATATTAGAGGATAAATTCACCTTTAAAAGCTTAGAGGGTGAGGTGTACCAGCAGGAAGAGATACCTGAGTAACAATCGTTTCAATATAATATAGAACCGCTAAGTGGTTGGTTATTCCCGCTTAGTGGTTTTTTCAAATTCTTATCCATTCCAGCCATTTAAAGCTATTTAAAATGTAGGATTCATCCGATATGGTATACAACAAAAGTATGTAAGGGTGATACATATGATAATTGATATAGATATAAAAATAGCAGATAATAATGGGAAGGTAATTCACCGATTTGCCAAGCAGTTCGATGAAAGAGTCGGCGGTGAGCAGAATTATAACGTAAGAAATGGAATTAAGAAAGAATTTCAGGATTTTCTTAATGAATATTTGTCTGCCAGCGGTCGTACCATTAGAGAAAGGCTTATTAGTACTCAGATTATGTATTTGCCAGGGAAGCTGCCTTATGAAACGTTTGTACGGGAAGAAGGCTTGGAAAATGGTTTGGAGTATAAAATTAGCATAGGTAACAGGAGTGTGTTTATGGGAAATATTCCTATAGAGAGAGTAAAGCGTATCGAGAGAATTCAAGAAGCAATTCAATCTGAGAAGCAAAGAAAAGAAGCGTCAGTACCGGAGAACATTCGGCAGAGTATTGCAGAGCTTAAGGGGGCGGTTTCTGGTTTTGAGATGAAACAAAAAGAAACTGATTCACAAGAACGCCAAAAGAAGAATATTCAAAGTGCAGTGACGAAATATGAAGCTACCTTCTGCGTAGAAGAGACGAAAAAGAATAACTATGATTTAGAGGATGGAAAGGAAATTCCGGAAGTTAAGTAGAATGGTACAAGCACACAGATGGGAATGAAAAATCAATAATTGAATATATATACATAAAAACAAAAAATCATACAAAACAAAAATAAATGGGTTTTTGATATATTAAGCAGGAAGAAAGTCTTAGACAGAGAGACACTTCCTGCTTTTTAATGTGGTTTGTATCTGTAAAAGTGCTGTAATGTCTGATAGACACCATAAAAAGGAAGTGTTTTCCTAAAATGGTTATCCATACACAAGGCTGGGGATTAAAAAATATTATGTTTTAAAATGTTTGGTTGTAATTGCAATCATGTAATATATATGATATTATGTTTAATAAATTTACATTGAGTTTAAAAATATCGAAGTAAAATAGTTTAAACAGTTTGTTTTAATTAACATTAAGATTCCACACTTAGAAAACTTGACAGATTTGAATGTGACGTCGGAGTTTTGCTTTGTGGTTTAAATTACATTTACAGCGGAGGATGAGATGAAAAAAGTAGTAAAATTTGGAGGCAGCTCTTTAGCCAGTGCAGAGCAATTTAAAAAAGTCGGGGCTATCATCCATGCAGATAAGGACAGAAGATATGTTGTACCTTCTGCACCCGGAAAAAGATTCTCTCAAGATACGAAAGTAACAGATATGTTGTATCAATGTTATGAGTTGGCAGTTAAAGAAAAGCTTTTTACAGAAGCTTTGGCAGCAATTAAAGCCCGTTATGATGAAATTATACAGGGACTTAATCTGGATTTATCTTTAGAGGCAGAATTTAAAATAATTGAAGAGGAATTTCGTGCAAAGGCTGGTTCTGATTATGCAGCTTCCAGAGGAGAATACCTAAATGGTATCATCATGGCAAATTATCTGGGGTATGAGTTTATAGATGCAAAGGATGTTATATTCTTTGATGAGCATGGTATATTTGAAGCGGATTTAACGGATAAGGTTCTATCTGCTACTTTAGAAAGTATAGAGAGAGCTGTTATACCAGGCTTTTATGGTTCCATGGCAGACGGCACAATCAAAACATTTTCAAGAGGTGGTTCCGATATCACAGGTTCTATTGTGGCAAAAGCCGTAAAGGCAGGTCTATATGAGAACTGGACAGATGTATCAGGTTTTCTGGTAGCAGATCCTAGAATTATATCAAATCCTGAGGTTATCTCCACTATAACCTATAAGGAACTTAGAGAACTGTCTTACATGGGTGCAACCGTATTGCATGAAGACGCTATCTTTCCTGTAAGAAAAGAAGGGATACCTATTAATATCCGTAACACAGGTGCACCGGAAGATCCGGGTACCATGATTGTAAAGCATACTGCCTCAAAACCTGAATATACCATAACTGGTATTGCCGGTAAAAAAGGCTTTGTAGCAATAAATATAGAAAAAGATATGATGAATTCAGAAATTGGTTTTGGGAGAAAGGTACTTGAAGTATTTGAGGAGAATGGAATTTCCTTTGAGCATGTTCCATCGGGTATCGATACCTTGACAGTTTTTGTGCACCAGGATGAATTTATAGAAAAGGAACAAAGAGTTCTGGCAGGTATTGACCATGCTACCAGTCCTGATTCCATTGACTTGGCAGGTGATTTGGCGTTGATAGCAGTAGTCGGCCGTGGTATGCGGGAGACCAGAGGGACAGCAGGCAGGATTTTCTCTGCCTTAGCCCATGCCAATGTTAATGTTAAAATGATTGACCAGGGTTCGAGTGAACTGAACATCATTATAGGAGTAAGTAACAATGATTTTGAAGCTGCTATAAAGGCAGTATATGATATTTTCGTATTATCCAAGTTATAAAAAAGCAACCCTAATGACTAAAATCGTTTGTCATTAGGGTTGTTCTGCGTAATATGAATAGCATTATATAACCTTAATTTAAGGAAAAGTATATTAACGTGAAAGTGCGTAAAAAGAGCAATTTTTATTAAGACACAGTTTATGGAAT
The nucleotide sequence above comes from Anaerocolumna cellulosilytica. Encoded proteins:
- a CDS encoding LysR family transcriptional regulator: MDLHYLKIFHTVAKCLSFKKASEKLHISQPALSIQVKKLEGQTGLKLFNKIGNKIFLSESGEMLYSYTRKIFAIVEDMENHINTIKEVIGGTINLGASNTPGTYILPYVIGEMKKKYPAVTVTLHVGDTSEITNLIENGTLDVAVNGGNGTYNTSIYVKKLFDDRLVVVASPKHTLSEKELVEPENLAELSFIVHNTTSQLYTYYKSFIGEYHIPENIGMHFGSIDAIKHAIYANLGVAIMPYYAVKLEVKMGLLKVLNINCDKLTYPYSMIYNKNKYLSLTTKTFIEVLTQCAEGSEIEC
- the yfcE gene encoding phosphodiesterase, yielding MKIMIASDIHGSAFYCNKMLEAYKREKADKLLLLGDILYHGPRNDLPREYEPKRVIEMLNQIKDEILCVRGNCDTEVDQMVLEFPVLAEYCILYWNSRMVFATHGHKFNPSNLPMLKKGDILLNGHTHIPAFNKQGEIYYVNPGSVSIPKEGSAHSYIILEDKFTFKSLEGEVYQQEEIPE
- a CDS encoding aspartate kinase, producing the protein MKKVVKFGGSSLASAEQFKKVGAIIHADKDRRYVVPSAPGKRFSQDTKVTDMLYQCYELAVKEKLFTEALAAIKARYDEIIQGLNLDLSLEAEFKIIEEEFRAKAGSDYAASRGEYLNGIIMANYLGYEFIDAKDVIFFDEHGIFEADLTDKVLSATLESIERAVIPGFYGSMADGTIKTFSRGGSDITGSIVAKAVKAGLYENWTDVSGFLVADPRIISNPEVISTITYKELRELSYMGATVLHEDAIFPVRKEGIPINIRNTGAPEDPGTMIVKHTASKPEYTITGIAGKKGFVAINIEKDMMNSEIGFGRKVLEVFEENGISFEHVPSGIDTLTVFVHQDEFIEKEQRVLAGIDHATSPDSIDLAGDLALIAVVGRGMRETRGTAGRIFSALAHANVNVKMIDQGSSELNIIIGVSNNDFEAAIKAVYDIFVLSKL